One part of the Actinomyces howellii genome encodes these proteins:
- a CDS encoding zinc-dependent metalloprotease — protein sequence MTAPSTAADLVPWDTAVRLAAATTPAGPVVPRGTRRAVVALLRRSLDDALPWAGAVTGLRAAAERAAASCEVLVVDRPGLMTAQVASLRAVLDGVEAPPPGRVAHALGAVQVAGALGLVSTRLLGQVLPAVDGAGSTRLLLVAPNVLAIQRRLELDLLDLPAWVTLHEATHLIQLQAAPWLAGHLTDSMRGVVAGLVAAVGGGRDDHPGVGARLGRVARLLRTEQRSRGAGLPDGAVLLDEMLQPPERSRLAHLAAVLALMEGHAEAVLDTVEPTRMPSVHRLRAVLARTRGDEGGVGPGPGVGGLLNRVIGLEAKEAQYADGAAFVRAVLARVGHEGFNIVWRDPKNLPLPSEIARPDRWIERLGLS from the coding sequence ATGACTGCGCCCTCGACCGCCGCTGACCTCGTCCCGTGGGACACCGCCGTGCGCCTGGCGGCTGCGACGACTCCTGCCGGACCGGTCGTGCCCCGGGGCACGAGACGGGCGGTCGTGGCGCTCCTGCGCCGCAGCCTCGACGACGCCCTTCCGTGGGCGGGGGCAGTGACCGGTCTGCGTGCCGCGGCCGAGCGTGCGGCTGCCTCCTGCGAGGTGCTCGTCGTCGACCGTCCCGGGCTCATGACCGCCCAGGTCGCCTCGCTGCGCGCGGTGCTCGACGGCGTCGAGGCGCCCCCTCCGGGCAGGGTGGCGCACGCGCTCGGGGCCGTGCAGGTCGCGGGTGCGCTGGGGCTGGTCTCCACGCGCCTGCTGGGACAGGTGCTGCCTGCCGTCGACGGTGCGGGCTCGACGCGCCTGCTGCTCGTGGCCCCCAACGTCCTGGCGATCCAGCGCCGTCTTGAGCTCGACCTGCTTGATCTTCCCGCCTGGGTGACGCTGCACGAGGCCACCCACCTCATCCAGCTCCAGGCCGCCCCCTGGCTGGCAGGGCACCTGACCGACTCGATGCGCGGCGTCGTGGCGGGACTCGTGGCCGCTGTCGGGGGAGGGCGGGACGACCACCCCGGTGTCGGTGCCCGGCTGGGGAGGGTGGCCAGGCTGCTGCGGACCGAGCAGCGCTCGCGGGGAGCGGGGCTGCCCGACGGCGCGGTGCTGCTCGACGAGATGCTCCAGCCTCCCGAGCGCTCCCGGCTGGCGCACCTGGCTGCGGTGCTCGCCCTCATGGAGGGGCACGCCGAGGCGGTGCTCGACACCGTGGAGCCCACGCGGATGCCCTCGGTCCACCGCCTGCGTGCGGTGCTGGCGCGGACGCGCGGCGACGAGGGCGGGGTCGGCCCCGGCCCGGGGGTGGGCGGGCTGCTCAACCGCGTCATCGGGCTGGAGGCCAAGGAGGCGCAGTACGCCGACGGCGCGGCCTTCGTGCGCGCGGTCCTGGCCCGGGTGGGGCACGAGGGGTTTAACATCGTGTGGCGGGATCCGAAGAACCTGCCGCTGCCCAGTGAGATCGCCCGCCCGGACAGGTGGATCGAGCGCCTCGGCCTCAGCTGA
- the dacB gene encoding D-alanyl-D-alanine carboxypeptidase/D-alanyl-D-alanine endopeptidase, with amino-acid sequence MRKAHIAALTAATLAVAGAYYGLADALDLAPGPLTASTGDYEVQPFPTPSAHALEPDAVVGLDADAPVPDAGTLTGMARTLASDTLVGTATTGVSVIDVASGEVLVDHGATTPLTPASSNKVPVAWAALSLMGAEHTLTTSTVLSGSTVTLVGGGDVLLAEDAGDPSSTVGRAGLGDLARATAEALKDQGVTSVSVALDDTLFTGPTWNNGWESGNEAWVAPIQPIMIDVTAHENTGSYPADPAMDAAAAFTAHLREAGITVTGEVSRAAAAEGATELAAVESAPLADILAVSLKASDNTMTEVEGRLVAIAAGQEASFTGASQAVLDQLRADGFDTTGVTMLDSSGLAKGNKMPARLLAQIIARAAGEEGGTVGRSLITALPVAALDGTLDDRFLDSSGAGTVRAKTGSLDTNASLTGTVVTADGRLLAFAAITDGFAAGGLYSARVAIDNDLVTPMAACGCSG; translated from the coding sequence GTGCGCAAGGCCCATATCGCCGCGCTGACCGCAGCCACCCTTGCCGTCGCGGGCGCCTACTACGGCCTGGCCGACGCCCTCGACCTGGCCCCCGGGCCCCTGACCGCCTCGACGGGTGACTACGAGGTCCAGCCCTTCCCCACCCCCTCAGCCCACGCGCTCGAGCCCGACGCCGTCGTCGGGCTGGACGCCGACGCCCCGGTGCCCGATGCCGGGACGCTGACCGGGATGGCCCGGACGCTCGCCTCGGACACCCTCGTGGGCACGGCGACGACGGGGGTGTCGGTCATCGACGTCGCCTCCGGTGAGGTGCTGGTCGACCACGGTGCGACGACGCCCCTGACCCCGGCGTCGTCCAACAAGGTGCCGGTGGCCTGGGCGGCCCTGTCGCTCATGGGGGCAGAGCACACCCTGACGACCTCGACGGTCCTGTCGGGCTCGACCGTCACCCTCGTGGGCGGAGGTGACGTCCTGCTGGCCGAGGACGCCGGTGACCCGAGCTCCACCGTGGGGCGGGCCGGGCTGGGGGACCTCGCCCGCGCCACCGCCGAGGCGCTCAAGGACCAGGGGGTGACTAGCGTGTCGGTGGCGCTCGACGACACCCTGTTCACCGGACCGACGTGGAACAACGGCTGGGAGTCGGGCAACGAGGCCTGGGTGGCGCCGATCCAGCCGATCATGATCGACGTGACCGCGCACGAGAACACCGGCTCCTACCCGGCCGACCCAGCCATGGACGCCGCGGCGGCATTCACCGCCCACCTGCGCGAGGCAGGCATCACCGTGACCGGCGAGGTCTCTCGCGCCGCCGCGGCCGAGGGCGCCACGGAGCTCGCGGCCGTCGAGTCCGCGCCGCTGGCCGACATCCTGGCGGTGTCCCTCAAGGCCTCGGACAACACGATGACCGAGGTCGAGGGCCGCCTCGTCGCGATCGCGGCGGGCCAGGAGGCGAGCTTCACGGGCGCCTCGCAGGCGGTGCTCGACCAGCTGAGGGCCGACGGCTTCGACACGACGGGCGTCACGATGCTCGACTCCTCGGGACTGGCCAAGGGCAACAAGATGCCCGCGCGGCTGCTCGCGCAGATCATCGCGCGCGCCGCCGGCGAGGAGGGCGGGACCGTGGGCCGCTCCCTCATCACCGCGCTGCCGGTGGCGGCCCTCGACGGGACCCTGGACGACCGCTTCCTCGACTCCTCGGGCGCGGGGACGGTGCGGGCCAAGACGGGCTCGCTCGACACGAACGCCTCCTTGACCGGGACCGTGGTCACCGCCGACGGCAGGCTGCTCGCCTTCGCCGCGATCACCGACGGCTTCGCCGCCGGCGGGCTGTACTCGGCGCGCGTGGCCATCGACAACGACCTCGTCACGCCCATGGCGGCCTGCGGCTGCTCCGGCTGA
- a CDS encoding inorganic diphosphatase — protein MEFDVTIEIPKGNRNKYEVDHETGRIKLDRMLFTSTRYPDDYGFIDGTLGEDGDPLDALVLLEEPTFPGCLIRCRALGMFRMADEKGGDDKVLCVPAADQRASWRTDIEDVSEFHRLEIQHFFEVYKDLEPGKSVEGAHWVGREEAEAEIRRSYEREQERLAAGGH, from the coding sequence GTGGAGTTCGACGTCACGATCGAGATCCCCAAGGGCAACCGCAACAAGTACGAGGTCGACCACGAGACCGGGCGCATCAAGCTCGACCGCATGCTGTTCACCTCGACCCGCTACCCCGACGACTACGGCTTCATCGACGGAACGCTGGGCGAGGACGGCGACCCGCTGGACGCCCTCGTCCTGCTCGAGGAGCCCACCTTCCCCGGCTGTCTCATCCGCTGCCGCGCCCTGGGGATGTTCCGCATGGCCGACGAGAAGGGCGGGGACGACAAGGTCCTGTGCGTCCCCGCCGCCGACCAGCGGGCCTCGTGGCGCACCGACATCGAGGACGTCAGCGAGTTCCACCGCCTGGAGATCCAGCACTTCTTCGAGGTGTACAAGGACCTCGAGCCCGGCAAGAGCGTCGAGGGCGCGCACTGGGTGGGGCGCGAGGAGGCCGAGGCCGAGATCCGTCGCTCCTACGAGCGTGAGCAGGAGCGCCTGGCCGCCGGCGGGCACTGA
- a CDS encoding C40 family peptidase, with protein sequence MRMSMTVAALALAATTFAPAAVADDVTQDDIDQSKSAESSTSASIASLEADLAQLSVDRDAAQVEAQVANEDYLTALDELATATAEADTAQANADAAAAETEAARSDLGAVVSQTYEEGSAGGLEGLRPYLTSESLADLADADVALERAGGNADAQVQNVEALQAVADTMQSIADAKVTAKEEAASAAETAKTDAENAAAAAQEAVTTAEAERAGLIEQLAEQRNTTVELETQYQAQLEAERKAREEADAKAAADAAAAAAQAEADAQAPATSDAPATSEAPATSDAPAASSETAQEPAQSAPAPAAEPAPAPAPAPAAEPAPAPAVESQPAPTTTTTSSGSGASAAISAAYTYIGVPYVWAGESYAGVDCSGLTMLAYRAAGVYLTHSSRVQYGQGTKIPLSSAQPGDLVFWSSNGTQSGIYHVAMYLGNGQMIEAPTFGYTVTVTSMRYSGAMPYAVRP encoded by the coding sequence ATGCGGATGAGCATGACTGTCGCGGCGCTCGCCCTTGCCGCCACGACCTTCGCGCCAGCCGCCGTGGCCGACGACGTCACCCAGGACGACATCGACCAGTCCAAGTCCGCCGAGAGCTCGACCTCGGCCTCCATCGCCAGCCTTGAGGCTGATCTGGCTCAGCTGAGCGTCGACCGCGACGCCGCCCAGGTCGAGGCGCAGGTGGCCAACGAGGACTACCTCACCGCACTCGACGAGCTGGCCACCGCCACCGCGGAGGCCGACACCGCCCAGGCCAACGCCGACGCGGCGGCCGCGGAGACGGAGGCTGCCCGCTCGGACCTGGGGGCGGTGGTCTCCCAGACCTATGAGGAGGGCAGTGCTGGAGGCCTCGAGGGTCTCCGGCCCTACCTGACCAGCGAGTCGCTCGCCGACCTGGCCGACGCCGACGTCGCCCTCGAGCGTGCCGGCGGCAACGCCGACGCCCAGGTCCAGAACGTCGAGGCGCTCCAGGCGGTCGCCGACACGATGCAGTCGATCGCCGACGCCAAGGTGACGGCCAAGGAGGAGGCGGCCAGCGCCGCCGAGACGGCCAAGACCGATGCCGAGAACGCGGCTGCCGCCGCCCAGGAGGCGGTGACGACGGCGGAGGCCGAGCGGGCGGGCCTCATCGAGCAGCTCGCCGAGCAGCGCAACACGACCGTCGAGCTCGAGACGCAGTACCAGGCCCAGCTCGAGGCCGAGCGCAAGGCGCGCGAGGAGGCCGACGCCAAGGCGGCCGCCGACGCCGCGGCCGCCGCGGCCCAGGCAGAGGCAGACGCCCAGGCGCCGGCGACCTCCGACGCTCCCGCCACCTCCGAGGCGCCAGCGACCTCGGACGCCCCCGCTGCCTCCTCGGAGACCGCCCAGGAGCCGGCCCAGAGCGCCCCGGCTCCCGCGGCGGAGCCGGCCCCCGCCCCCGCCCCCGCCCCCGCGGCGGAGCCTGCCCCTGCTCCGGCCGTCGAGTCGCAGCCCGCTCCGACGACCACGACGACGTCCTCGGGTTCGGGGGCCTCAGCGGCCATCTCGGCGGCGTACACCTACATCGGGGTGCCCTACGTGTGGGCCGGGGAGTCCTACGCCGGCGTCGACTGCTCGGGGCTGACGATGCTCGCCTACCGTGCCGCGGGCGTCTACCTCACCCACTCCTCGCGGGTGCAGTACGGACAGGGCACGAAGATCCCGTTGTCGAGCGCCCAGCCCGGTGACCTCGTCTTCTGGTCGTCCAACGGCACCCAGTCGGGGATCTACCACGTGGCGATGTACCTGGGGAATGGTCAGATGATCGAGGCTCCGACCTTCGGCTACACCGTGACCGTGACCTCGATGCGCTACTCCGGCGCCATGCCCTACGCGGTGCGGCCGTAG
- a CDS encoding O-acetylhomoserine aminocarboxypropyltransferase/cysteine synthase family protein, which translates to MTPAPSDDAVTPTDAVTTSPTAADPAGWRFETKQVQAGHTPDAATGARAIPIYQSTSFVFPSAAEAADRFALKSLGPIYSRLDNPTNQIVAARIAALEGGVGAHLVASGSAAETLTFLTLGQVGDNIVASPSLYGGTANLLTYTLPRMGITTRFVEDPADPASWAALADERTICFFGESIPNPKGDILDIRAVANAAHACGVPLVVDNTLATPYLTRPIEWGADIVVESATKFLGGHGSSVMGVIIDSGNFDFAADPERFPGFNTPDPSYNGLVYARDLGVGGALGANMAFILKAHTEGQRDIGFAAAPHSAFLIAQGIETLSLRMERHVDNALAVARWLQGRPEVLEVRYSGLESSPYYDLHRTYCPRGAGSVFAFDLAGGRQTGEAFIDSLSLFSNLANVGDVRSLAIHPATTTHSQVDDEGLAKAGINAGTVRLSVGIEHIDDILADLERGLAAL; encoded by the coding sequence ATGACCCCCGCACCCAGCGACGACGCCGTCACCCCCACCGACGCCGTGACCACGAGCCCGACCGCCGCCGACCCCGCCGGCTGGCGCTTCGAGACCAAGCAGGTCCAGGCGGGACACACCCCTGACGCGGCCACCGGCGCCCGCGCCATCCCGATCTACCAGTCGACCTCCTTCGTCTTCCCCAGCGCGGCGGAGGCGGCCGACCGCTTCGCCCTGAAGTCCCTGGGCCCGATCTACAGCCGTCTCGACAACCCGACCAACCAGATCGTCGCCGCCAGGATCGCCGCCCTCGAGGGCGGCGTCGGGGCGCACCTTGTCGCCTCGGGCAGCGCCGCGGAGACCCTGACCTTCCTCACCCTGGGGCAGGTGGGCGACAACATCGTCGCCTCACCCTCGCTGTACGGGGGCACCGCCAACCTCCTCACCTACACCCTGCCCCGCATGGGGATCACGACACGCTTCGTCGAGGACCCCGCGGACCCCGCGTCCTGGGCGGCGCTGGCCGACGAGCGCACGATCTGCTTCTTCGGCGAGTCCATCCCCAACCCCAAGGGCGACATCCTCGACATCCGGGCGGTGGCCAACGCCGCCCACGCCTGCGGGGTGCCGCTCGTCGTCGACAACACCCTGGCCACGCCCTACCTCACCCGCCCCATCGAGTGGGGCGCCGACATCGTCGTGGAGTCCGCCACGAAGTTCCTCGGCGGACACGGCTCCTCGGTCATGGGCGTCATCATCGACTCGGGCAACTTCGACTTCGCGGCCGACCCCGAGCGCTTCCCCGGCTTCAACACCCCCGACCCGTCCTACAACGGGCTGGTCTACGCCCGCGACCTGGGTGTGGGCGGGGCGCTGGGCGCCAACATGGCCTTCATCCTTAAGGCCCACACCGAGGGCCAGCGGGACATCGGCTTCGCGGCGGCCCCTCACAGCGCCTTCCTCATCGCCCAGGGCATCGAGACCCTGTCCCTGCGCATGGAGCGCCACGTCGACAACGCACTGGCGGTGGCCCGCTGGCTCCAGGGCCGCCCCGAGGTCCTCGAGGTGCGCTACTCGGGCCTGGAGTCCAGCCCGTACTACGACCTGCACCGCACCTACTGCCCTCGCGGCGCCGGCTCGGTGTTCGCCTTCGACCTGGCCGGGGGCCGGCAGACGGGGGAGGCCTTCATCGACTCCCTGTCGCTGTTCTCCAACCTGGCCAACGTCGGCGACGTGCGGTCCCTGGCCATCCACCCGGCCACGACCACCCACTCCCAGGTCGACGACGAGGGGCTGGCCAAGGCCGGCATCAACGCCGGGACGGTGCGCCTGAGCGTGGGCATCGAGCACATCGACGACATCCTGGCCGACCTCGAGCGAGGCCTGGCCGCCCTCTGA
- a CDS encoding alpha/beta fold hydrolase, translated as MALPHRLSSTQVRVAGVIAAGAVGTSIWHALRLPTALRDARARLSGYGAVTAELSHGEMTYVDRGSGEVILSAHGLYGGYDQAFDNVATLAGSHRVIAPSRLGYPGSAVRGGGSPEDQALAYVELLDHLGIDRVFVLGASAGGTPAIRMALDHPGRVKGLILYCSAAPWPKRPERPPGRQGPPAAVNRDWAMWMLSPLFPLALGLPRSTIHSMLPLSERSRGADLDARVTNRDMAVRFEDYPIESLEPPVLLIHARDDRVSRFGPPGGHVEQSLPRYPRLTTLILDDGGHLLTGHSQQIDAVVTRFISEHAG; from the coding sequence ATGGCGCTCCCCCACCGGCTCTCCTCCACCCAGGTCCGGGTCGCAGGAGTGATTGCGGCCGGCGCCGTCGGCACGTCCATCTGGCACGCCCTGCGCCTGCCGACCGCCCTGCGGGACGCGCGCGCACGCCTGAGCGGCTACGGTGCGGTGACCGCCGAGCTCAGTCACGGCGAGATGACCTATGTCGACCGCGGCTCCGGGGAGGTCATCCTGTCGGCCCACGGTCTGTATGGCGGGTACGACCAGGCCTTCGACAACGTCGCCACCTTGGCCGGCTCTCACCGGGTCATCGCTCCCTCGCGGCTCGGGTACCCCGGCTCGGCGGTCAGAGGCGGCGGCAGCCCGGAGGACCAGGCGCTTGCCTACGTCGAGCTGCTCGACCACCTGGGGATCGACCGGGTCTTCGTACTGGGCGCCTCCGCCGGCGGGACTCCCGCGATCCGCATGGCGCTCGACCACCCCGGGCGCGTCAAAGGGCTCATCCTGTACTGCTCAGCAGCCCCCTGGCCGAAGCGCCCGGAGCGGCCGCCCGGACGCCAGGGTCCCCCGGCCGCCGTCAACCGAGACTGGGCGATGTGGATGCTCTCTCCGCTCTTCCCGCTTGCCCTCGGCCTCCCCCGCTCCACGATCCACTCCATGCTCCCGCTGTCCGAGCGCAGCCGGGGCGCCGACCTCGACGCCCGCGTCACCAACCGCGACATGGCGGTGCGTTTCGAGGACTACCCGATCGAGTCTCTCGAGCCGCCGGTCCTGCTCATCCACGCCCGCGACGACCGCGTCTCACGTTTCGGGCCCCCGGGCGGACACGTCGAGCAGTCACTGCCGCGCTACCCGCGGCTCACCACCCTCATTCTCGACGACGGCGGGCACCTCCTGACCGGACACTCCCAACAGATCGACGCGGTGGTCACCCGGTTCATCTCCGAGCACGCCGGATAG
- the metX gene encoding homoserine O-acetyltransferase MetX, whose product MTASQTPPPGVGTASLKLVERPAGSPTGAWRPGDDPGHRRFLEIGDLPLESGEVLPDTHLAFETWGELNAARDNAVLVLHALTGDSHVTGEAGPGHPTPGWWSELVGPGRAIDTERYYVVAANILGGCQGSTGPSSTAPDGRPWGSRFPWLTTRDAVEAETRLADALGIETFHLAIGASLGGHRAIEWAVSHPGRVRNLALVATGASTTADQLAWCHLQELAIVADPYFFDGDYYSHVVGPVRGLGLARAIAHTTYRSATEFDTRFGRAHQGEEDPAVGGRYQVESYLDYHANKLLARFDANSYLIVTHSMMVHDVGIRRGGTEEALSTVTARTLVVDVDSDRLFPAEQAEQLARCIPSARRATIHSLHGHDGFLIEADQMDAILRDFLAEAEADAGGTEG is encoded by the coding sequence ATGACCGCCTCCCAGACCCCGCCGCCCGGCGTCGGGACCGCCTCGCTCAAGCTCGTCGAGCGCCCCGCAGGTTCACCCACCGGCGCCTGGCGACCGGGCGACGATCCCGGCCACCGCCGATTCCTTGAGATCGGGGACCTCCCCCTGGAGTCAGGCGAGGTCCTGCCCGACACCCACCTCGCCTTCGAGACCTGGGGCGAACTCAACGCCGCCCGCGACAACGCCGTCCTCGTCCTGCACGCCCTGACCGGCGACTCCCACGTGACCGGGGAGGCGGGCCCCGGCCACCCGACACCCGGATGGTGGTCCGAGCTCGTCGGCCCGGGGCGCGCCATCGACACCGAGCGCTACTACGTCGTCGCCGCCAACATCCTGGGCGGCTGCCAAGGGTCGACCGGCCCCTCGTCCACCGCCCCCGACGGCCGGCCCTGGGGCTCGCGCTTCCCCTGGCTGACGACGCGCGACGCCGTCGAGGCCGAGACCCGCCTGGCCGACGCCCTGGGCATCGAGACCTTCCACCTCGCCATCGGCGCCTCCCTGGGCGGGCACCGCGCCATCGAGTGGGCAGTGTCCCACCCCGGGCGCGTACGCAACCTAGCCCTCGTGGCCACCGGCGCCTCGACCACCGCCGACCAGCTCGCGTGGTGCCATCTCCAAGAGCTCGCCATCGTCGCCGACCCCTACTTCTTCGACGGCGACTACTACTCCCACGTCGTGGGCCCGGTGCGGGGCCTGGGACTGGCGCGCGCCATCGCCCACACGACCTACCGCTCGGCCACCGAGTTCGACACCCGGTTCGGACGCGCCCACCAGGGCGAGGAGGACCCTGCCGTCGGCGGCCGGTACCAGGTCGAGTCCTACCTGGACTACCACGCCAACAAGCTGCTGGCCCGCTTCGACGCCAACTCCTACCTCATCGTCACCCACTCGATGATGGTCCACGACGTCGGGATCCGGCGGGGAGGCACCGAGGAGGCGCTGAGCACGGTGACCGCTCGCACGCTCGTGGTCGACGTCGACTCCGACCGCCTCTTCCCCGCCGAGCAGGCCGAGCAGCTCGCTCGCTGCATCCCGTCGGCCCGGCGCGCCACCATCCACTCCCTGCACGGCCACGACGGCTTCCTCATCGAGGCCGACCAGATGGACGCCATCCTGCGGGACTTCCTCGCTGAGGCCGAGGCCGACGCCGGTGGGACAGAGGGCTGA
- a CDS encoding alpha/beta hydrolase, with protein MSAMGEHAPVGRWAPDILGPGFEARTLELLPDDVDDEAVATLVRHVPHLDPHALPGTPTTPTFALVYLHGWNDYFFQAELAREISRLGGAFYAVDLRRYGRSLRTGQMLGWTSSLALYDEEIGLALAVIRSERDEGTDIVLCGHSTGGLTACLWADRHPGALKALILNSAWLEIQGSEPVRLAGEPVVNTLARRDPHRPIALPSYSPDSLFSVADGWTERDGELPDPSWAQDPYVTGWGVVPEWKVAPSAPIRPGWLQAILAGQARVAAGLDIRCPVLSMGAGRSRLGLTWSPEARRADTIIDADATARRAIGLGDLVTVARFPGGVHDLMLSEPPVRAQVLSAMRRWMGAYVLR; from the coding sequence GTGAGCGCGATGGGCGAGCACGCCCCCGTGGGGCGCTGGGCCCCGGACATCCTGGGACCCGGTTTCGAGGCCCGCACCCTCGAGCTGCTGCCCGACGACGTCGACGACGAGGCCGTGGCCACCCTCGTGCGCCACGTCCCCCACCTCGACCCGCACGCGCTGCCGGGCACGCCCACGACCCCGACCTTCGCCCTGGTCTACCTGCACGGCTGGAACGACTACTTCTTCCAGGCCGAGCTCGCCCGGGAGATCTCCCGGCTCGGGGGCGCCTTCTACGCCGTGGACCTGCGCCGCTACGGCAGGTCCCTGCGCACCGGCCAGATGCTGGGCTGGACCTCCTCCCTGGCACTGTACGACGAGGAGATCGGCCTGGCCCTGGCGGTCATCCGCTCCGAGCGCGACGAGGGCACCGACATCGTCCTGTGCGGGCACTCGACGGGCGGACTGACCGCCTGCCTGTGGGCCGACCGGCACCCGGGCGCGCTCAAGGCCCTCATCCTCAACTCCGCGTGGCTGGAGATCCAGGGCTCCGAGCCGGTGCGCCTGGCAGGCGAGCCCGTCGTCAACACCTTGGCCCGGCGCGACCCGCACCGGCCCATCGCCCTGCCCTCCTACTCCCCCGACTCCCTGTTCTCCGTCGCCGACGGTTGGACCGAGCGTGACGGGGAGCTGCCCGACCCCTCGTGGGCGCAGGACCCCTACGTGACGGGCTGGGGAGTCGTCCCGGAGTGGAAGGTGGCGCCCTCGGCGCCGATCCGCCCGGGATGGCTCCAGGCGATCCTGGCCGGGCAGGCACGGGTCGCCGCCGGACTCGACATCCGCTGCCCGGTGCTGTCGATGGGAGCAGGACGCTCGCGCCTGGGCCTCACCTGGTCCCCCGAGGCCCGCAGGGCGGACACGATCATCGACGCCGACGCCACCGCCCGCCGCGCCATCGGCCTGGGCGACCTCGTCACCGTAGCCCGCTTCCCCGGCGGCGTGCACGACCTCATGCTCTCCGAGCCCCCCGTGCGCGCCCAGGTCCTGTCGGCCATGCGGCGTTGGATGGGCGCCTACGTGCTGCGCTAA
- a CDS encoding restriction system modified-DNA reader domain-containing protein has product MTIFELKGTRLVPASLGSAAGAPERGAALRAAGGQLVDVLRRPLLTVAHDRVEGGESLIALDPTGQVVTVEVLDRLTPERLQAAMSRAGTNVAGGRGALGLRYTGGSSALRRDLEVLRESAPSQVASPRLVVLAASVLEEMRASLLVLAGSAVEVHELSVRSAGDGRVFVTVTPLSPESLSEAGEAEGSATRRRSRSADAAALSPARTDSERIEPRASGGSWAGSLGSTSTTGTTSTTSTVGSAGSAGSRRRSDGALAASGGPDRGWSSDPGVSTSSYAARSEQGTVESRWSERSWSEPARPDPARPEPSRPEPGRPEPSRPEPARPESSWSERGWSEPARTSSGASSWSSGPAQTSSSFSSAQRGLDAVTVNTTSLVELAPTQPDIQGAVSRMSAAANHRASARVLGATPTVPAGDEGEAALAYLAATVDTPVTLVWHRARRGIHHEAVLRSDGSIRLADGTVYRDPSVAANAAQHTQDVDGWRVWRLGANGPNLAEVLDALATA; this is encoded by the coding sequence ATGACGATCTTCGAGCTCAAGGGCACCAGGCTCGTGCCTGCCTCCCTCGGCAGTGCCGCGGGGGCGCCGGAGCGGGGTGCTGCTCTGCGGGCCGCTGGTGGCCAGCTCGTCGACGTCCTGCGCCGTCCCCTGCTCACGGTCGCCCACGACCGTGTCGAGGGAGGGGAGAGCCTCATCGCCCTCGACCCCACCGGCCAGGTCGTCACCGTCGAGGTCCTCGACCGCCTCACCCCCGAGCGCCTGCAGGCGGCGATGTCCCGCGCCGGCACGAACGTGGCCGGGGGCAGGGGCGCGCTGGGCCTGCGCTACACGGGCGGTTCAAGCGCCCTGAGGCGCGACCTCGAGGTGCTGCGCGAGTCCGCTCCGTCCCAGGTCGCCTCGCCGCGTCTCGTCGTCCTGGCGGCCTCGGTGCTCGAGGAGATGCGCGCCTCCCTGCTCGTCCTGGCCGGCTCGGCGGTGGAGGTCCATGAGCTCTCGGTCCGCTCAGCCGGGGACGGGCGGGTCTTCGTCACGGTGACTCCCCTGTCGCCTGAGTCGCTGTCGGAGGCCGGCGAGGCGGAGGGCTCGGCCACCCGCCGTCGTTCCCGCTCCGCCGACGCCGCCGCCCTGTCCCCGGCGCGCACCGACTCCGAGAGGATCGAGCCGAGGGCCTCAGGCGGCTCCTGGGCCGGCTCGCTGGGATCGACGAGCACGACCGGCACGACGAGCACGACAAGCACCGTGGGATCAGCGGGCTCGGCGGGCTCGCGGCGTCGGTCCGACGGTGCCCTCGCTGCCTCGGGGGGCCCTGATCGCGGCTGGTCCTCCGATCCGGGCGTCAGCACGAGCTCCTACGCCGCCCGCAGCGAGCAGGGCACCGTCGAGTCGCGGTGGTCTGAGCGCTCCTGGTCCGAGCCCGCGCGCCCCGATCCCGCTCGTCCTGAGCCGAGCCGCCCGGAGCCCGGTCGCCCCGAGCCGAGCCGCCCCGAGCCGGCCCGGCCCGAGTCCTCCTGGTCCGAGCGCGGCTGGTCGGAGCCGGCGCGCACGAGCTCCGGGGCCTCCTCGTGGTCCTCGGGCCCGGCGCAGACCTCCTCGTCCTTCAGCTCGGCGCAGCGCGGCCTCGACGCGGTGACCGTCAACACGACCTCCCTCGTCGAGCTCGCACCCACCCAGCCCGACATCCAGGGGGCCGTCTCCCGGATGTCGGCTGCGGCCAACCACCGGGCCTCCGCCCGGGTCCTGGGCGCCACGCCGACCGTCCCCGCGGGGGACGAGGGCGAGGCGGCGCTGGCCTACCTGGCGGCGACCGTCGACACCCCGGTGACCCTCGTGTGGCACCGTGCGCGCCGCGGCATCCACCACGAGGCTGTCCTGCGCTCGGACGGGTCGATCCGTCTGGCCGACGGCACGGTGTACAGGGACCCGTCGGTCGCGGCCAACGCCGCTCAGCACACCCAGGACGTCGACGGCTGGCGCGTGTGGCGCCTGGGTGCCAACGGTCCGAACCTGGCCGAGGTCCTCGACGCCCTCGCCACCGCCTGA